A stretch of Ipomoea triloba cultivar NCNSP0323 chromosome 13, ASM357664v1 DNA encodes these proteins:
- the LOC116001246 gene encoding uncharacterized protein LOC116001246 has product MGGNIDRTINVGTSPPVFRLHGQNFHLMGSLLPQQGQRPKFAQLYIYDTQNEDSNRLNAVGDNDTTNRLHLDIVQNIKDALVENNAFVKKFRNASEHIQKDPTTEIKIKFIGKISKDARTYNLPQVQEVAALIVGDIDPDMGQRDILVETNSGHLQRINELNPAYLPIQYPLLGEDGYREDIPFADSLDRASTARNRVSPREYFSFRLQDRFDHTSTLLYARRLLQQYIVDAYTMIESGRLVYIRTHQKSLRCESYKRLTDALTNGEVDPTAQGKRIILPSSFTGGARYMIQNYQDAMAICKAMGYPSLFITFTCNPKWPELERFLKARNLKAEDRPDIICRVFKMKLNALISEIRKNNIFGVVSAVIYTIEFQKRGLPHAHILVFLTKNDSPKTPKDIDMWISAENPNEICDPEYYKAVQEFMMHGPCGSCRKNSPCMVNGRCSKFFPKKYVTTSVLDRDGYPIYRRRDNGRTIKKNGIDLDNRYVVPHNRYLLMKYKAHINVEWCNQSRSIKYLFKYVNKGNDRVTAEFYNSTVDESTGKEIDEIKMYYDCRYISPCEAAWRIFSFEIQFRNPLVERLSFHLPDEQSIIFDDGDNVDSFINRPTVSQSMFTAWFAANLKFEEARELTYAEMPRKFVWKKDKREWHPRQRNFAIGRIFYVPPKCGELFYLRCLLNLVRGPTSFEEIKCVDGKQYMSFRDACYARGLIEDDKEYVDAILEASLWATAYSLRKLFVTLLTSSSMSKPEIVWEAVWIHLAEDAEYQARRTLGFPHVVLTDTQKKNYALTEIEKLLTSCNKSLQDYPPMPIPDGPSNSLLVNPLIYEELSYDRQLLKEEHDLLVGKLTDEQLLIYNKVMFDVDTNKGGLFFVYGYGGTGKTFLWKTLSAALRSRGEIVLNVASSGIASLLLLGGRTAHSRFAIPISINEDSTCNIKQGSPLAKLIVKAKLIIWDEAPIMHKHCFEALDKTMRDILRFSNSLSCNKTFGGKTVVLGGDFRQILPVIPKGTRQDIVQASINSSYLWNNCEVLRLTKNLRLRSVTTEGEIEKLDTFAKWIADLGDGKLGGNTDDDCNINIPSQFLLQNKGNPIKQIVEETFPSFGTGVIDPEQLKSRAILAPTLDVVDQVNEYMNNLNQASSKTYLSF; this is encoded by the exons ATGGGAGGAAATATCGACAGAACAATCAATGTTGGCACAAGCCCACCTGTATTTAGACTGCATGGTCAAAATTTCCATTTAATGGGGAGCTTGCTGCCACAACAAGGTCAAAGGCCGAAGTTTGCCCAGTTGTATATTTACGACACTCAGAATGAAGATTCCAATAGATTGAATGCAGTCGG AGACAATGATACTACCAACAGATTGCATCTTgatattgttcaaaatattaaagatgCTTTGGTTGAAAACAATGCATTCGTGAAGAAATTTCGCAATGCAAGTGAGCATATTCAGAAGGATCCTACAACAGAgatcaaaatcaaatttatagGTAAGATATCAAAAGATGCTAGGACATATAACTTGCCTCAAGTTCAAGAAGTTGCCGCTTTGATTGTTGGTGATATAGATCCAGATATGGGACAGCGCGACATTTTGGTGGAAACTAATTCAGGCCATCTTCAAAGAATTAATGAACTGAATCCGGCTTATCTACCGATACAGTATCCACTGCTAGGTGAGGATGGATACAGAGAAGATATCCCGTTTGCGGACAGTCTTGATCGGGCATCCACAGCAAGAAATCGTGTATCTCCACGTGAGTATTTCTCTTTCCGTTTGCAAGATAGGTTTGATCACACATCAACATTATTGTATGCAAGAAGGTTGTTGCAACAATATATTGTTGATGCTTATACTATGATAGAGTCTGGCCGTTTAGTCTACATTAGGACACACCAAAAATCTTTGAGATGTGAATCTTATAAGCGCTTGACTGATGCCCTGACTAATGGAGAAGTAGATCCTACTGCTCAAGGAAAGAGGATCATATTGCCATCTAGCTTTACTGGAGGTGCCAGATATATGATTCAAAACTACCAAGATGCAATGGCTATTTGCAAAGCTATGGGTTATCCTAGCCTCTTTATTACTTTTACATGTAATCCGAAGTGGCCCGAGCTAGAGAGGTTTTTAAAAGCACGCAATTTAAAGGCGGAAGATAGGCCAGATATCATATGCcgagttttcaaaatgaagcTAAACGCTCTTATTTCAGAGATTCGGAAGAATAACATTTTTGGAGTTGTTTCAGCAG TCATTTATACTATTGAATTTCAGAAGAGGGGGTTGCCGCATGCGCATATTTTGGTATTCTTGACAAAGAATGACTCTCCTAAAACCCCAAAAGATATAGACATGTGGATATCTGCTGAGAATCCAAATGAGATATGTGATCCTGAGTACTACAAAGCCGTTCAAGAATTCATGATGCATGGTCCTTGTGGTTCATGTAGGAAGAATTCACCCTGCATGGTAAATGGTCGTTGTTCTAAATTTTTTCCAAAGAAATATGTTACAACTTCAGTCTTGGATCGTGATGGATATCCAATTTATCGTAGGCGTGACAATGGCCGCACGATAAAGAAGAATGGGATCGATTTGGACAACAGATATGTTGTGCCTCATAATAGGTACTTATTGATGAAATACAAGGCTCACATTAATGTAGAATGGTGTAATCAGTCAAGATCAATTAAGTACTTATTCAAGTACGTCAACAAGGGAAATGATCGAGTAACTGCTGAGTTCTACAATAGTACCGTTGACGAATCAACTGGGAAAGAAATTGATGAAATCAAGATGTACTACGACTGTAGGTATATATCACCGTGTGAGGCTGCCTGGaggattttttcttttgaaatacagTTTCGGAATCCTTTAGTGGAACGCTTAAGTTTCCACTTACCAGATGAGCAATCTATTATATTCGATGATGGTGATAATGTTGATAGTTTCATTAATCGTCCGACAGTGTCTCAAAGTATGTTCACTGCATGGTTTGCAGCTAATTTGAAGTTCGAGGAAGCTAGGGAGTTAACCTACGCTGAAATGCCTAGGAAATTTGTTTGGAAGAAAGACAAAAGAGAATGGCATCCTAGACAAAGAAATTTTGCAATTGGAAGGATTTTCTATGTTCCACCAAAATGCggtgaattattttatttgagatGTTTACTAAATTTGGTGCGAGGTCCTACAAGTTTTGAAGAAATCAAATGTGTTGATGGAAAGCAGTATATGTCATTTAGAGATGCATGTTACGCTAGAGGATTAATTGAGGATGACAAAGAATATGTGGACGCTATTCTAGAGGCATCACTATGGGCAACTGCTTATTCTCTAAGGAAACTTTTTGTCACATTGTTGACATCAAGTTCAATGTCAAAGCCAGAAATTGTGTGGGAAGCTGTTTGGATTCATCTAGCAGAAGATGCGGAATACCAAGCTAGAAGAACTTTAGGATTCCCAC ATGTAGTTCTTACAGATACACAAAAGAAGAACTATGCATTGACAGagattgaaaaattattaacttCTTGCAACAAGTCATTACAAGATTATCCACCAATGCCTATACCTGATGGACCAAGTAACAGTTTATTGGTGAATCCTCTGATATATGAAGAACTATCATATGATCGGCAACTGTTAAAAGAAGAACATGACCTATTGGTGGGAAAGTTAACTGATGAGCAGTTACTGATATACAATAAAGTTATGTTTGATGTGGATACCAATAAAGGTGGGCTCTTTTTTGTCTATGGATATGGTGGTACGGGGAAAACATTTTTGTGGAAGACACTATCAGCTGCTTTACGGTCAAGGGGAGAGATTGTCCTAAATGTTGCATCCAGTGGTATAGCTTCACTATTGCTACTAGGTGGTAGGACTGCTCACTCGAGGTTTGCAATACCTATTTCTATAAATGAAGACTCAACATGCAACATCAAGCAAGGTAGTCCATTAGCTAAACTCATTGTCAAAGCAAAGCTAATCATTTGGGATGAAGCCCCTATCatgcacaaacattgttttgaagCATTAGATAAAACAATGAGAGACATCCTCAGATTCTCTAATTCTTTAAGCTGTAACAAGACTTTTGGTGGTAAAACAGTTGTTTTAGGTGGTGATTTTAGGCAGATACTTCCAGTTATTCCCAAAGGAACAAGACAGGACATTGTCCAAGCAAGTATCAATTCTTCATATCTGTGGAATAATTGTGAAGTCTTGCGACTTACAAAGAATCTAAGACTGCGCAGTGTTACAACTGAAGGAGAAATAGAGAAATTAGATACATTTGCCAAATGGATTGCGGACTTAGGTGATGGAAAGCTTGGTGGTAATACCGACGATGATTGCAATATCAATATTCCTTCACAGTTCCTATTGCAAAACAAAGGAAATCCTATCAAACAAATTGTTGAGGAAACATTTCCTTCATTTGGTACTGGTGTTATAGATCCTGAACAGTTAAAGAGTAGAGCTATTTTGGCACCAACATTAGATGTTGTGGATCAAGTCAATGAATACATGAACAATTTAAATCAAGCATCATCAAAGACTTATCTAAGTT TTTAA